The genomic interval TTAAAGTTTATAAATACAAAACTTCTTCGCCTTCAAGTTTACTATTTCTAAACAAAAAGTAGGTTGAATCATGGAAATTGGAAAAAAGATAAAAAATTTACGGTTAAAAAAAGGACTCACACAAGAAGAATTAGGGGAACGAACAGATTTAAGTAAGGGGTATATATCCCAGCTAGAGAGAGATTTAAGTTCTCCTTCCATTGAAACATTTTTTACTATCTTAGAGGTATTAGGATGTTCACCAAAAGAATTCTTTGATGATGAAGAGCATAAACAAAAGGTTGTTTATACAGAAGACGATATTACGGATTTTTTAGATGAGGAGAAAGGGTATCGTATTCAATGGCTAGTTCCTGAATCAAATGAAAAGGAAATGGAGCCAATCCGATTGTTTTTTTATAAGAATGGAGAATTTAAACAATTTGAGCCATCTTTATCGGAAACATTCGCGTACGTAGTCGAAGGAGAAATCTTGCTTAAATTAGGAAAGCAAGAGTATAAGGCAACAAAAGGGGAATCTATTTATTATCATGCCACAGAGGAACATCAACTAGTGAATTTGGCAGATGGCATGACAGAATTGCTTCTCGTAGTAACCGATTCTTATTTATAAGGAGAGGAGCTTTTCTATTAGAAAAAATAAATATAGAGGGGGATATTATGTCTGAGCAGCATATTATACGATTTGAAAATGTAACAAAAAGTTATGATCAAGCTACAACTGTTCTAGAGAAAGTTAGCTTTGAAATTGAGCGAGGTAAATTTTATACCCTGCTTGGTCCATCTGGCTGTGGAAAAACAACCGTTTTACGATTAATTGCTGGATTTATGGAGCCTACTGAAGGAAACATTTATTTTAACGGTAAGTTGATTAACAAAATACCAGCAAATAAAAGGCAAGTGAATACAGTATTTCAAGATTATGCTCTTTTCCCTCATTTAAATGTATTTGAAAATGTGGCATTTGGGCTTCGTATAAAAAAATGGAAGAAGCAAGTGATTGAAGAGAAAGTGAAAGAAGCACTTCGTTTCGTCAATCTAGAAGGCTATGAGAATAGAGAAATTAGTGAAATGTCTGGTGGTCAGAGACAACGTGTTGCTATCGCTAGAGCAATTGTAAATGAACCAGAGATTATTCTTCTAGATGAACCATTATCTGCATTGGATTTGAAGCTTCGCACGGAAATGCAATATGAGTTAAGAGAATTACAGAGAAGATTGGGAATTACCTTCATCTTTGTTACACATGACCAAGAAGAAGCATTGGCGATGTCGGATGAAATCTTTGTTTTAAACAAAGGAAGAATCGAACAAAGTGGAACACCGACAGATATTTATGATGAACCAATTAATCGTTTCGTTGCAGATTTTATCGGTGAATCGAATATTGTTCCTGGAGTAATGAAAAAAGACTTTATTGTTCATTTTGGCAGTAAAACGTTTGATTGTGTCGATGGTGGATTTAATGAAAATGAAGCAGTGGAAGTAGTAATCCGACCGGAGGATTTAGAAATTACATCCGTTGAAGCAGGAAAGTTAAAAGTGAAGGTAGACTCTCAATTATTTAGAGGGGTTCATTATGAAATTTGTGGGTATGATGAAGACGGTAATGAGTGGCTTGTTCATTCAACGAAGAAAGCTACTGTTGGGATAGAAATTGGTCTTTATTTTGAACCGGAAGCCATACATGTTATGCGTCTTGGAGAAACGGAGGAAGAGTTTGATAAACGACTAGAAGCGTATGAGGGTGTAGTCAATGAAAAGTAGTACAAAATGGTATACCGTCCCATATTATCTTTGGATTGCGCTCTTTGTCATTGCCCCAGTTGCACTTGTTGTCTATTATTCCTTCTTTGATATTGAAGGGGCATTTACGTTTGAAAATTATCAGAAGTTCTTTACACCTGTTTATTTAAAGATGACACTAAGTTCCTTCTGGTACGCATTTTTAATTACCTTCTTTTCCTTGATTATTGCATATCCTACTGCATATTTATTAACAAAAACGAAGCATAAGCAATTGTGGTTGTTATTAATTATTCTACCATCATGGATTAATCTATTATTAAAAGCGTATGCGTTTTTAGGGATATTTGGAACACATGGTGCAGCAAATCAAATGCTGGATTTTCTGGGAATAGGCGAGCAACAGCTGTTATTTACAGACTTTAGTTTTCTATTTGTAAGTGTTTATATCTTTATCCCATTTATGATTCTTCCTATTTTTAATGCATTAGAGAAGTTAAACCCTAGCTTAGTTGATGCTTCTCAGGATTTAGGGGCATCCTCTTGGACTACATTCAAAAAGGTTGTATTCCCTCTTACATTAAATGGGGTAAAATCAGGGTGCCAGGCTGTATTTATACCAGCTTTGTCATTATTTATGATTACGCGTCTAATCGCAGGTAACCGTGTGATTACATTAGGTACTGCTATTGAACAACATTTTCTTATCACACAGGATTGGGGAATGGGTTCCACGATTGCAGTATTTTTGATTATTAGTATGATTATCATCATGGTTCTTACAGGGAACAGAAAGAGAGGGATATAAAATGAAAAAGCTGTCAAAATGGTCTGTCTTATATTTAGGAATTGTCTTTGTCATTTTATATGCACCTATCTTTTATTTAATCTTTTACTCTTTTAATAGTGGAGGAACCATGCATGATTTTGATTCCTTTACATTCGATTGGTATAAAGAATTATTCCAAGATACGAGATTACTAATTATTGTTTTAAATACTGTCATTATTGCCCTTTTATCTGCGGCGATATCGACCATTATAGGTGTACTTGGGTCAATTAGTATTTCCATGATGCGGAAGAAGGGGATTCGGAATTCTATTTTATCTTTAAATAATGTTCTGATTGTAAGTCCAGATGTTATTATTGGTGCTTCTTTCTTAATTTTCTTTACAATCATTGGGATTAAGCTAGGATTCTTTTCTGTCTTATTATCTCATATTGCTTTCTCTATCCCGATTGTTGTCATCATGGTTTTACCAAAGCTAGAGGAAATGAGTCCAACTTTAGTGGACGCGGCATTGGATCTTGGGGCTAGCTGGAAGGATGTACTTACAAAAGTTATTATTCCGTATATTTCACCTGGAATATTTGCCGGATTCTTTATGGCGTTGACCTATTCGTTAGATGATTTTGCGGTTACCTTCTTTGTAACAGGTAATGGGTTTACAACGTTGTCTGTGGAAATTTATTCATTAGCAAGACGAGGTATTTCTTTAAATATTAATGCTTTATCAACCTTATTATTCTTATTCACGCTGCTTCTTGTAATTGGCTATTATTTCATTACGCAACGTGTCAATAAAGCTTCACAAGCGGGGGTGAGAAAATGAAGTCTCTAATTCGCAGTTTAATTGTTATCTTTGCACTTTCTTTTATTCTATTATTTATTGTCCATCAATTAAATTCCAGCAGAGGGTATACAAGTGGAAATACATTAACTGTATATAACTGGGGAGATTATATCGATGCAGATTTAATTACTAAGTTTGAAGAAGAAACAGGGATAAAGGTTATTTATGAAACCTTTGATTCAAATGAGGCAATGATGACAAAAATTCAGCAAGGAGGAACAAGCTATGATATTGCCATTCCTTCTGAATATATGATTGATAAAATGAAGGAAGAGGATTTATTAATCCCGATTGATCATGCTAAAGTTCCTAATTTGAAAAACATTGATAGTCGATTTATGGATCTATCCTTTGATCCAGACAATAAATATTCGATTCCATATTTTTGGGGGACCGTTGGAATTGTCTATAACCCAGCGATGCTTAATGGGAAGGAGATTACTTCCTGGAATGATTTGTGGGATAAAGATTTAAAAAATGAAATTATGCTTATAGATGGGGCCCGTGAAATTATGGGGATGAGCTTAAATAGCTTGCATTACTCTTTAAATGATAAAGATCATGAGCACTTGAAGGAAGCAAAGGAAAAATTAGATACGTTAACGCCAAATGTAAAAGCGATTGTTGGAGATGAAATTCGGATGCTCATCGAAAATGGAGAAGCCTCTATCGGTGTTTTATGGTCTGGAATGGCAGCTGAAATCATGTGGGAAAATGAAGAGGTAGAATATGTTGTCCCAGAAGAGGGGTCTAATCTTTGGTTCGATAATATGGTTATTCCGAAAACAGCTAAGAATATTGATGGAGCACATCAGTTTATTAATTTTATGCTAGATGCGGAAAATGCTGCGCAAAATACTGAATATGTT from Niallia sp. FSL W8-0635 carries:
- a CDS encoding helix-turn-helix domain-containing protein — its product is MEIGKKIKNLRLKKGLTQEELGERTDLSKGYISQLERDLSSPSIETFFTILEVLGCSPKEFFDDEEHKQKVVYTEDDITDFLDEEKGYRIQWLVPESNEKEMEPIRLFFYKNGEFKQFEPSLSETFAYVVEGEILLKLGKQEYKATKGESIYYHATEEHQLVNLADGMTELLLVVTDSYL
- a CDS encoding ABC transporter ATP-binding protein, yielding MSEQHIIRFENVTKSYDQATTVLEKVSFEIERGKFYTLLGPSGCGKTTVLRLIAGFMEPTEGNIYFNGKLINKIPANKRQVNTVFQDYALFPHLNVFENVAFGLRIKKWKKQVIEEKVKEALRFVNLEGYENREISEMSGGQRQRVAIARAIVNEPEIILLDEPLSALDLKLRTEMQYELRELQRRLGITFIFVTHDQEEALAMSDEIFVLNKGRIEQSGTPTDIYDEPINRFVADFIGESNIVPGVMKKDFIVHFGSKTFDCVDGGFNENEAVEVVIRPEDLEITSVEAGKLKVKVDSQLFRGVHYEICGYDEDGNEWLVHSTKKATVGIEIGLYFEPEAIHVMRLGETEEEFDKRLEAYEGVVNEK
- a CDS encoding ABC transporter permease, producing the protein MKSSTKWYTVPYYLWIALFVIAPVALVVYYSFFDIEGAFTFENYQKFFTPVYLKMTLSSFWYAFLITFFSLIIAYPTAYLLTKTKHKQLWLLLIILPSWINLLLKAYAFLGIFGTHGAANQMLDFLGIGEQQLLFTDFSFLFVSVYIFIPFMILPIFNALEKLNPSLVDASQDLGASSWTTFKKVVFPLTLNGVKSGCQAVFIPALSLFMITRLIAGNRVITLGTAIEQHFLITQDWGMGSTIAVFLIISMIIIMVLTGNRKRGI
- a CDS encoding ABC transporter permease; this encodes MKKLSKWSVLYLGIVFVILYAPIFYLIFYSFNSGGTMHDFDSFTFDWYKELFQDTRLLIIVLNTVIIALLSAAISTIIGVLGSISISMMRKKGIRNSILSLNNVLIVSPDVIIGASFLIFFTIIGIKLGFFSVLLSHIAFSIPIVVIMVLPKLEEMSPTLVDAALDLGASWKDVLTKVIIPYISPGIFAGFFMALTYSLDDFAVTFFVTGNGFTTLSVEIYSLARRGISLNINALSTLLFLFTLLLVIGYYFITQRVNKASQAGVRK
- a CDS encoding ABC transporter substrate-binding protein; translation: MKSLIRSLIVIFALSFILLFIVHQLNSSRGYTSGNTLTVYNWGDYIDADLITKFEEETGIKVIYETFDSNEAMMTKIQQGGTSYDIAIPSEYMIDKMKEEDLLIPIDHAKVPNLKNIDSRFMDLSFDPDNKYSIPYFWGTVGIVYNPAMLNGKEITSWNDLWDKDLKNEIMLIDGAREIMGMSLNSLHYSLNDKDHEHLKEAKEKLDTLTPNVKAIVGDEIRMLIENGEASIGVLWSGMAAEIMWENEEVEYVVPEEGSNLWFDNMVIPKTAKNIDGAHQFINFMLDAENAAQNTEYVGYSTPNKAAMEFLPEDITGDERFYPDEEMTSKLEVYENLGHRSLAEYNDLFLEFKMHRK